One segment of Rhipicephalus sanguineus isolate Rsan-2018 chromosome 6, BIME_Rsan_1.4, whole genome shotgun sequence DNA contains the following:
- the LOC125758855 gene encoding uncharacterized protein LOC125758855, which translates to MLAHLSESSTKVLLTFFNMVWQSGSMPEQWKTAIVVPFLKAGKPPTSPSSYRPIALTSCLAKTYESVINCRLSFILYSRNLIDNHQCGYRKGCSTTDHLVRLEHEIREAFRYKQYCLAVFFDLEKAYDTTWRHGILQDLANLGIRGKMLKCLSDFMTNRTFQVRLGTVLSRTFVQENGVPQGCILSTTLFIVKMNSINKIIPPTIMHSLYVDDLQIASRASNLSTCERQLQITINKLTHWADRNGFRFSTQKTVAVMFTLKRGLFPDPVLTLNNMAMMIKHEQKFLGVTFDSKLNFLAHINALKIKANKALNILKVLSHKHWGSDRLCLLKVYRSVLRRSRRLAGLPPSDEIVSDMPQEGDAPRAAPCGPLQYYRVPPPFRGKAGEDVDAWLIQYKRVSKSNGWDTAAQLTNVVFSLTDTALVWYENHEDALTTWDLFVEELQACFGDSVAKKKRAEQTLSQRAQLPGETCTTYIEEVLRLCKVVSANMSEEDKVGHLLKGVAEDVYTFLIGKDTLSSVSDFIRHCRTFETLKMRRITPKFGRLANVTTVASVDTSPCLDISSTIRQIVREELSRQEMLRSTADHHEMYTPRDAMTAPLSAPWQPTISAAAVEYSPAPQSRRTHWLMDRKLFFRARDVTRWFEIGLGQQRPGQQRPRALIGGRTNRCAG; encoded by the exons ATGCTGGCACATCTGTCCGAATCATCGACAAAAGTTTTACTTACATTTTTCAACATGGTATGGCAATCCGGGTCTATGCCAGAACAATGGAAAACTGCCATAGTAGTCCCATTTCTGAAAGCCGGTAAACCCCCAACATCCCCGAGCAGCTACAGACCAATTGCTCTTACCAGTTGCCTCGCGAAAACTTACGAAAGTGTTATCAATTGCAGACTGTCTTTTATCCTCTATTCAAGAAATTTGATTGATAATCATCAATGCGGATACAGAAAAGGTTGCTCAACCACTGACCATCTTGTTCGTCTTGAGCATGAAATACGAGAAGCATTTCGCTACAAACAGTACTGTCTCGCGGTTTTTTTCGATCTAGAGAAGGCCTACGATACCACGTGGCGACACGGAATTCTGCAAGACCTCGCTAATCTAGGCattcgaggcaaaatgctaaagtgtTTGTCCGACTTCATGACTAACAGAACATTTCAGGTGCGGTTGGGCACTGTGCTTTCACGCACGTTTGTCCAGGAAAATGGCGTACCACAAGGCTGTATCCTTAGCACTACCTTGTTCATAGTAAAAATGAATTCAATCAATAAGATCATACCACCCACAATAATGCACTCTCTATATGTTGATGATCTGCAAATCGCTTCTCGTGCCTCTAACCTATCAACCTGTGAGAGGCAACTTCAAATTACCATAAACAAACTAACACATTGGGCCGACAGAAATGGTTTCCGTTTTTCCACACAAAAGACTGTTGCTGTGATGTTTACACTAAAAAGAGGATTATTCCCAGACCCAGTTCTTACATTAAACAACATGGCGATGATGATAAAACACGAACAAAAATTTTTAGGTGTGACATTCGACAGTAAACTGAATTTTCTTGCTCATATTAATGCACTTAAAATAAAGGCAAATAAAGCGCTTAACATACTAAAGGTTTTGTCCCATAAGCATTGGGGCTCTGATAGATTATGCCTCCTGAAGGTTTATCGTTCTGTT cttcgtcgaagccgtcgactcGCCGGCCTCCCGCCATCTGACGAGATTGTCTCCGACATGCCCCAAGAAGGAGATGCTcccagggcagcaccttgcgGTCCGTTGCAGTACTACCGAGTCCCACCGCCCTTCAGAGGAAAGGCGGGTGAAGACGTCGACGCGTGGCTCAtccagtacaagcgagtgagcaagtccaaTGGATGGGACACAGCCGCTCAGCTCACCAACGTGGTCTTCTCCCTGACCGACACCGCACtcgtgtggtacgaaaaccacgaggacGCGCTTACAACGTGGGATCTTTTCGTTGAGGAGCTGCAGGCGTGTTTCGGGGACTCTGTCGCAAAAAAGAAGCGTGCTGAGCAGACGTTATCGCAAAGAGCGCAGCTGCCAGGTGAGACGTGCACGACATATATCGAAGAAGTATTAAGGCTGTGCAAGGTAGTCAGCGCTAATATGTCGGAGGAAGATAAAGTCGGGCATTTGCTAAAAGGAGTGGCTGAGGACGTCTACACTTTTCTAATCGGAAAGGATACCCTCAGTTCTGTGTCCGACTTCATTCGGCACTGCAGAACTTTtgaaacgttgaagatgcgtcGGATCACGCCAAAGTTTGGTCGGCTGGCTAACGTGACGACTGTTGCCAGTGTAGACACGAGCCCTTGCCTCGACATTTCCTCGACCATTCGacagattgtccgcgaggaactctCCCGCCAAGAAATGCTGCGTTCAACTGCCGACCATCATGAGATGTACACGCCACGTGACGCTATGACTGCGCCTCTTTCGGCCCCCTGGCAACCGACGATTAGCGCAGCGGCTGTAGAGTACAGCCCAGCCCCACAGTCAAGG CGGACGCACTGGCTTATGGACCGTAAACTGTTCTTCAGAGCCCGTGATGTTACCAGATGGTTTGAAATTGGCCTGGGTCAGCAGAGACCGGGTCAGCAGAGACCACGCGCCCTTATCGGTGGCCGAACTAACAGATGTGCCGGATGA